TACAGGAACAATATTCAATGTATGATTTTTATCCTCTCACTGTTCTACCTGACGTATTGGTACCGAAATCTATTAGCGTTATATCAAATAAAATATATCCAACTGGCGCACTTAACTATATACTTGACGAATCGATTTTTTTTAATTCCTATAAGTCTGCAAAAGAAGTCACCGAGTTTGCCAATACACTGTTTAGTAAAAGCTGGAGGCAATCAGATTTCGGATCGCCTTTAGACCGATTCGCGATAAAAGGGCGTTTGATAAAACGTGAATTAGAAAACTCCATTTCCTACTGTACGGCTAAATTAGTTAAGTAATGAAGAAAGGAAACCTTCCCGAAAATCAAACCTCCCATTCCTTTACAGTAACATCCATTGACTTTAAGAAGAGTTATAACGTAATGGACCTGAGGCTCTCACACGGTTTTTCAGACCGTGACCTGTCATTTTTATTGGGATACCAGCCTTTGTTTGTTCGGGATATCGAAAATCCACTTCACAGTAAACGATACAAACCAAAGGACACTAACTATCTCTTGCACATCTTTAATTGTCAACTATCTGCTATTTTGGATAAGTCATTGCCAACCCTTACATACAAACTTAAAGTGGTGACCACGACCAACAGTAACGCAACAAAAAACTATCAGATATACATAGAAGATCCTGATAAGAAATATCGTTTGTTCCGCTCGTTTACAGAATTAGCAAAAGATCAATTACTATCTCCTAAAAGCATTGCAACACCCGGTGAAGTGAAGGAATACCTTGAAGATATCTTAAAAGGTAGCTATTTTAAAACCCCAAGAACGGGGCTTGAACTGTTCATTAAATGCACAGAATACTTTAATGGGCATATTAAACCGGTCTTTATTCAATCAGCGATTGATGGTATAAATAAAGAAGCAAAAACAAGCCGGATAGTTGTGGGCAAGAACGAAATGCGGCGGTTGGTTTATAGCATCAGATAGGGCAAATGTCGACTATTTGACACGCCACCCATTGTCGTATCAGTGAAGCGTGCTAATTGTCTCGACAGCGCCGGGACAATGGGATTCTCACGAAAACAATCAGCAAGGTCCATACAATACCGTTGTTGCCTTTCGTTCCAACCGTTTCCAACTTAGACAGTCAACTGTGGAGCAAGATGGCGACAACCTATTTTTCAGATGAATATCCAATTTTAACAAAAATAAAAACACTATTCCGGATTTGTATTATTTTTACCCTTGATAAGGTTTAGGTGCCCTGTTTGTGCTCATCACAGGCAGGGCTTTTTATTAAAGGGCTTAAAGCAGCCCTTCATCAGCGAATGAGAAAAATCCATCTGCTGTAACGATGATATGATCAAGAACCGGCATGTCAAGCATTTCCCCGGCAGATGCAAGTTTTCTTGTAAGATTTATATCAGCCTGGCTGGGTTTTAGAGAAGAGGAGGGATGGTTATGAGAAATTATAACAGATGAACAATTCGCTTTCAGCGCGGCGCCGAAAATCACCTTGGGATCAGCAATTGTTCCCGATACTCCTCCTGTAGAAGCTTCGAATATCCCTAATACCCGGTTTCCCCGGCTTAATAGAATTACTTTGAATTGTTCCACATACTGGATCTTTCCCTGGTCCCAGTTAGCCATCAATATTTCAAAGGCACTTTTTGCCCCTGTAATCACCGGACGTTCTGAAGCCTTAAATTTGGGGAAGTAACTTACCTGGATCTCTGCTACCTGATACAATGCCAACTGATTTCTGCGCTTTTCCATAACTTATTGATTTAATGAATTAATTATGGTGCACTGAGCGGCATCCGGCAGCACTAAAGGCAAGGTGGAGGTCAGAAAAATGCGGAGGCTCCGCCTTAGGTGGATACCCATTTTTCTGACCTCCACTTTGGCGAAGCGAACCTGTGTGAGGCGGGATGGCGAACTTTGTACGGAATTAATGAGCCCATTATTTCCCGGCTTTTTGCAGGCTTTCGTGAAACTTTTCAACTGCTTATTCGTAATACTAAAAATATTAGCATAAGTTTGCGGTGCAGAATTGTAGTATTATCAGATGGAGCGGCAGATTATTCATATGGACCAGGATGCTTTCTTTGTTTCGGTAGAGGTGAGGAAGGATCCGCGACTGGCCGGGAAACCGGTGATTATTGGGGGCACGTCCGACAGGGGCGTGGTTTCCTCCTGCAGTTACGAAGCCCGCAAGTTTGGTGTGCATTCTGCCATGTCGTCGAGGATGGCAAAGATGTTATGCCCGCATGCCGTCTTTATTAAGGGAAATATGGATGAGTACTCCAAAGCCTCCCATGAAATAACCGACATTCTGAAAGAGCGCGTCCCGCTGATTGAGAAAGCTTCGATCGACGAGCATTATATCGACATGACGGGGATGGACCGCTTCCACAACACGCGGCTTTATGCCCACGAATTACGAGGGAAGGTGATCAAAGAAACCGGGCTTCCGATATCTTTCGGGCTTTCGGTAAATAAAACAGTTTCCAAGATGTGCACCAATGAGTGTAAGCCTAATGGCGAGCTGAACATCGGCCAGCCGGAGGTGCGCAACTTCCTGAACCCTCTTTCCATAAAGAAGATCCCAGGACTGGGTGAGAAGACCTTCCTGAAGCTGAGCGACATGGGGATTAAAAAGATCTATACGCTCTCGCAGATGCATCCCGATCAGATGAACACCGTGCTCGGCAAAAACGGGCTGGTGCTGCTTCAGAAGGCTAAAGGGATTGACTTGTCGCCCGTGATCCCTTTCCACGAGCAGAAGAGCATTGGCACGCAGAGCACTTTCCGCGCGGATACCATCGACGTCGACTCTATTAACCATCTTCTCACTTCGATGGTGATGGGCATAGCCTACGAGCTGAGGCAAAAGCGGAAGCTCGCCGCCTGCGTTACCGTAACCGTGAGGTATTCCAATTTTGAAGATGTCACCAAACAGGCTGTCATCCCGTATACCTCTTTAGACAGCGTGCTGATCCGGAAGGCTAAAGAGCTCTTCCGGCAGGTATACCAGAAGCGGATGCTGATTCGCCTGGTGGGGGTGCGGTTATCAAACCTGGTGAGCGGCTTTGAGCAGATCGACCTCTACAGCGATTCCACCGAGCAGTACAGCCTTTGCCAGGCGATGGACAAGATCAGGCAGCGTTTTGGTGAGAATGCTATTTCGCTGGCCTCTACCATGGATATAAGCTTATAAATGCCATGTATTTAAACGTTCACTCCTGGTACAGCCTCCGCTATGGGACTATGTCTGTAGACAAGCTGATTGAAGAAGCGGAGGGGCGTGGAATTACGCGCATGGTGCTTACCGATATCAATAACTCGACGGGCGTCATGGAGTTTATCCGCAAATGCCGCAAGTCGGGTGGTATTGAACCCATCGGAGGCATAGAGTTCAGGCGCGATAAGAAGCTGCTCTATATCGGCATTGCCCGGAGTAAGGAAGGGATGAAGGAGCTCAATGATTTTCTTACAGAACATAACCTGGCAAAGAAAGAACTTCCGGACCGGTCTCCCTTGTTCGTACACGCCTTTATTGTTTACCCTTTCAGCATGCATGGTCACCCCCTGGGGCCGAATGAGTTTTTAGGGATACGGGCCGACGAACTGCATCTTCTTTATAAGAATGTCACTGAGGATATTAAAGATAAGTTGCTTGTGCTTCAGCCTGTATTTGTTTCTAACCGGATTGAATACCGCCTGCATGAGTACCTGAGAGCGATTGATTTAAACACCGTACTGAGTAAAGTGGCGGCTGAGGACAGGTGCCGGGAAACGGACCAGTTTCTGATGCCCGGAGAACTGGAGGCGAAGTTTGCCAAATATCCTTTTATCCTGGATAATACCAGGCGGCTGCTTGACCAGTGCCGGATGGACTACCCGGAGGGTAAGATAAAGCTGAACCGGAAGACTTTTACGGGCAACCGGAAGGACGACACGGCCCTGCTGGAGAAACTTGCATGGGAAGGCATGCTTTACCGTTATGGCAAAAACAACAAGGAAGCTCAAAAGCGGTTGAAGTATGAGCTGAAGGTGATCAATGCCCTTGACTTTTGTTCTTACTTCCTGATCACCTGGGATATTATCCGCTACTCGATGTCGCGGGGCTATTACCATGTAGGCCGTGGCTCGGGGGCCAACAGCATTGCTGCTTACTGCCTGCGGATCACGGATGTAGATCCGATTGAACTGGACCTGTATTTCGAGCGCTTCCTCAATGAACAGCGCACTTCTGCTCCCGACTTTGACCTGGACTTTTCATGGGACGAGCGGGAAGATGTGCAGGATTATATCTTCAAACGGTACGGCAGCACGCATACTGCTTTGCTCGGCACCATGACGACTTTTCGCGACCGCTCGGTGATCCGCGAGATCGGAAAAGTAATGGGACTGCCCAAGGCTGAGATCGACAGTTTTACCGACCGCTCGAAGGAGCGCCAGAACCGCGATAATGAAACGTTTAAAAAGATCTTGGCCGTACATGCGCTCATGAGCGACATGCCCAATCAGCGGAGTATCCATGCCGGAGGTGTGCTGGTATCGGAAGAGCCCATCACGTATTATACGGCGCTCGACCTGCCTCCCAAAGGCATGCCTGTAGTGCAATGGGATATGTATGAAGCGGAGGATATTGGCTATGATAAATATGATATCCTGAGTCAGCGGGGTATTGGTCACATCAAGCAGGCGGTAAATCTTGTTGAAGAGAACCGGCAGCGCAAGATTGATATCCATAAAGTGAAGGACTTTATGAGTGACCCCAGGCTGAACGAGCGACTGAAAACAGGGGAGACCATCGGCTGCTTCTATATTGAATCGCCCGCTATGAGGCAGCTGCTCAATAAACTTCGATGCGATAATTACCCGGTATTAGTAGCGGCAAGCTCGATCATCAGGCCAGGAGTGGCCTCTTCGGGCATGATGTCGGCCTACATCCGCTGTCACCATCGTCCGGAAGACGTCAAATACCTTCACCCGGTATTAAAAGAACAGCTCGGCGAAACCTATGGGGTGATGGTGTACCAGGAAGATGTAATTAAGGTGTGCATGCATTTTGCAGGTATGGATGGTGCGGATGCGGATATCCTCAGGCGGGGAATGAGTGGAAAATACCGCTCGCGCGTGGAGTTCGACCGCCTCGTCGACCGTTTCTTTGAAGGGGCGCTGCGTCTTGGCCGGCCCGAAGAAACGGTTAAAGAGGTGTGGCGGCAGGTTTCGAGCTTTGCAGGATACAGCTTCAGCAAGGCCCATTCTGCGAGTTTTGCTGTGGAAAGTTATCAGAGCCTTTTTCTGAAAACATACTATCCTATTGAGTTCATGGTGGCGGTGCTGAACAATTACGGCGGTTTCTATACCCGCTGGCTGTA
The window above is part of the Arcticibacter tournemirensis genome. Proteins encoded here:
- a CDS encoding JAB domain-containing protein; this encodes MEKRRNQLALYQVAEIQVSYFPKFKASERPVITGAKSAFEILMANWDQGKIQYVEQFKVILLSRGNRVLGIFEASTGGVSGTIADPKVIFGAALKANCSSVIISHNHPSSSLKPSQADINLTRKLASAGEMLDMPVLDHIIVTADGFFSFADEGLL
- the dinB gene encoding DNA polymerase IV produces the protein MERQIIHMDQDAFFVSVEVRKDPRLAGKPVIIGGTSDRGVVSSCSYEARKFGVHSAMSSRMAKMLCPHAVFIKGNMDEYSKASHEITDILKERVPLIEKASIDEHYIDMTGMDRFHNTRLYAHELRGKVIKETGLPISFGLSVNKTVSKMCTNECKPNGELNIGQPEVRNFLNPLSIKKIPGLGEKTFLKLSDMGIKKIYTLSQMHPDQMNTVLGKNGLVLLQKAKGIDLSPVIPFHEQKSIGTQSTFRADTIDVDSINHLLTSMVMGIAYELRQKRKLAACVTVTVRYSNFEDVTKQAVIPYTSLDSVLIRKAKELFRQVYQKRMLIRLVGVRLSNLVSGFEQIDLYSDSTEQYSLCQAMDKIRQRFGENAISLASTMDISL
- a CDS encoding DNA polymerase III subunit alpha, encoding MYLNVHSWYSLRYGTMSVDKLIEEAEGRGITRMVLTDINNSTGVMEFIRKCRKSGGIEPIGGIEFRRDKKLLYIGIARSKEGMKELNDFLTEHNLAKKELPDRSPLFVHAFIVYPFSMHGHPLGPNEFLGIRADELHLLYKNVTEDIKDKLLVLQPVFVSNRIEYRLHEYLRAIDLNTVLSKVAAEDRCRETDQFLMPGELEAKFAKYPFILDNTRRLLDQCRMDYPEGKIKLNRKTFTGNRKDDTALLEKLAWEGMLYRYGKNNKEAQKRLKYELKVINALDFCSYFLITWDIIRYSMSRGYYHVGRGSGANSIAAYCLRITDVDPIELDLYFERFLNEQRTSAPDFDLDFSWDEREDVQDYIFKRYGSTHTALLGTMTTFRDRSVIREIGKVMGLPKAEIDSFTDRSKERQNRDNETFKKILAVHALMSDMPNQRSIHAGGVLVSEEPITYYTALDLPPKGMPVVQWDMYEAEDIGYDKYDILSQRGIGHIKQAVNLVEENRQRKIDIHKVKDFMSDPRLNERLKTGETIGCFYIESPAMRQLLNKLRCDNYPVLVAASSIIRPGVASSGMMSAYIRCHHRPEDVKYLHPVLKEQLGETYGVMVYQEDVIKVCMHFAGMDGADADILRRGMSGKYRSRVEFDRLVDRFFEGALRLGRPEETVKEVWRQVSSFAGYSFSKAHSASFAVESYQSLFLKTYYPIEFMVAVLNNYGGFYTRWLYVHELQKAGAKVHLPCVNHSDDVVNVKGKDCWLGFVGIQGLENKLISLIPEERKLNGAYHNLEDFVKRTVINLEQAIILIRVGALRFTGKNKKELLWDVHTLLGNKVKPLNEAELFQVEAKHYELPELTTTALEDAYHELELLGYPLSLSMFDLLKTGFRGNVMARQMNDYVGTVVRMVGLYVCEKTVHTKNNKKMWFGTFLDVKGDFFDTVHFPDSTSGYPFRGAGCYLIEGKVVEDFGYAGLEVRRFAKLEIKGNPVME